The proteins below are encoded in one region of Drosophila santomea strain STO CAGO 1482 chromosome 2R, Prin_Dsan_1.1, whole genome shotgun sequence:
- the LOC120446902 gene encoding outer dynein arm-docking complex subunit 4 isoform X2 — protein sequence MPRKKPKVDTLEEIETNIKLLCDQSNNHMKVRAYEKALFGYNQALELNGTDINALISRSKCYLLLGEASKALQDAETALGEDKNNIRAIYQKAESLYYLGQFEQSLMFFHRGLRARPELALFRLGVQKTQEAIENTIGSKPAPPGPVATVPKSGKSRKSGEDTAKSQAAGATGTSARTRQTPSRADLERRNARKLLGELCVDKEYLEKLLLHPDLVRADTHTESVSAYAREAVEFLNKRQEFWRQQRPCTALPNHKNLPHDALPKWF from the exons ATGCCGCGCAAGAAACCGAAGGTGGATACTCTCGAAGAGATCGAGACCAATATAAAACTGCTATGCGATCAGTCCAACAACCACATGAAAGTTCGGGCATATGAGAAGGCTCTTTTCGGTTATAATCAG GCTCTGGAGCTGAATGGCACCGACATCAACGCTTTGATTTCGCGTAGCAAGTGCTACTTGTTGCTGGGCGAGGCTTCCAAGGCTCTGCAGGATGCGGAGACGGCTCTTGGGGAGGACAAGAACAACATTCGAGCCATCTACCAGAAGGCTGAGTCGCTCTACTATCTCGGCCAGTTCGAGCAGAGCCTGATGTTCTTCCATCGCGGATTGAGGGCTCGTCCGGAACTGGCTTTATTCCGCCTAGGCGTGCAGAAAACTCAGGAGGCAATTGAGAATACCATAGGCAGCAAGCCGGCTCCACCAGGACCAGTAGCCACTGTGCCCAAGAGTGGAAAGTCCCGAAAGTCCGGCGAGGATACAGCGAAATCTCAGGCAGCAGGTGCAACAGGAACCAGTGCTAGGACGCGGCAGACGCCCAGTCGAGCGGATCTGGAGCGACGCAACGCCCGCAAGCTGCTGGGCGAACTGTGCGTGGACAAGGAATACCTGGAGAAGTTGCTGCTCCATCCGGATTTGGTCCGTGCGGACACACACACGGAGAGTGTCTCCGCCTACGCCCGCGAGGCGGTGGAGTTCCTTAACAAACGGCAGGAGTTCTGGCGACAACAGCGTCCCTGCACGGCGCTGCCCAACCACAAGAACCTGCCGCATGACGCTCTGCCCAAGTGGTTTTAG
- the LOC120446902 gene encoding outer dynein arm-docking complex subunit 4 isoform X1, which translates to MSNVLNTILAVDKEQELLQSFIRTGAAAEEESQDETNRRSKGRSHKPPIWERRESTDRGGRGAGRDGKQGDDGGAGGGAGGDAAGGKRGNRIEAELRAARKKIEEQIAKKKKPKENFVDFYTDKDRAAAVSAGAFDIKQSLQIKQKQDRNEALLIPDEADISSVIALGLKEIKNANPENAIHFFCKALELNGTDINALISRSKCYLLLGEASKALQDAETALGEDKNNIRAIYQKAESLYYLGQFEQSLMFFHRGLRARPELALFRLGVQKTQEAIENTIGSKPAPPGPVATVPKSGKSRKSGEDTAKSQAAGATGTSARTRQTPSRADLERRNARKLLGELCVDKEYLEKLLLHPDLVRADTHTESVSAYAREAVEFLNKRQEFWRQQRPCTALPNHKNLPHDALPKWF; encoded by the exons ATGTCGAACGTTCTGAACACCATCCTTGCTGTGgacaaggagcaggagctgctgcagAGCTTCATCCGCACCGGCGcagcggcggaggaggagtcTCAGGACGAGACGAATCGCCGTTCCAAGGGACGCTCTCACAAACCACCCATCTGGGAGAGGCGTGAGTCCACGGATCGGGGCGGACGCGGTGCCGGACGGGATGGAAAGCAGGGGGACGACGGAGGAGCTGGTGGCGGAGCTGGAGGCGACGCTGCCGGCGGCAAGCGGGGCAATCGCATCGAGGCCGAACTTAGGGCCGCACGCAAAAAGATCGAAGAGCAGATCgccaagaagaagaagccCAAGGAGAATTTCGTCGACTTCTACACGGACAAGGATCGTGCGGCGGCGGTCAGCGCTGGAGCCTTTGATATCAAGCAGAGTCTCCAGATCAAGCAGAAACAGGACCGCAACGAGGCACTGCTCATCCCGGACGAGGCGGACATCAGTTCGGTGATCGCACTGGGCCTCAAGGAGATCAAGAACGCCAATCCCGAGAACGCCATACACTTTTTCTGCAAG GCTCTGGAGCTGAATGGCACCGACATCAACGCTTTGATTTCGCGTAGCAAGTGCTACTTGTTGCTGGGCGAGGCTTCCAAGGCTCTGCAGGATGCGGAGACGGCTCTTGGGGAGGACAAGAACAACATTCGAGCCATCTACCAGAAGGCTGAGTCGCTCTACTATCTCGGCCAGTTCGAGCAGAGCCTGATGTTCTTCCATCGCGGATTGAGGGCTCGTCCGGAACTGGCTTTATTCCGCCTAGGCGTGCAGAAAACTCAGGAGGCAATTGAGAATACCATAGGCAGCAAGCCGGCTCCACCAGGACCAGTAGCCACTGTGCCCAAGAGTGGAAAGTCCCGAAAGTCCGGCGAGGATACAGCGAAATCTCAGGCAGCAGGTGCAACAGGAACCAGTGCTAGGACGCGGCAGACGCCCAGTCGAGCGGATCTGGAGCGACGCAACGCCCGCAAGCTGCTGGGCGAACTGTGCGTGGACAAGGAATACCTGGAGAAGTTGCTGCTCCATCCGGATTTGGTCCGTGCGGACACACACACGGAGAGTGTCTCCGCCTACGCCCGCGAGGCGGTGGAGTTCCTTAACAAACGGCAGGAGTTCTGGCGACAACAGCGTCCCTGCACGGCGCTGCCCAACCACAAGAACCTGCCGCATGACGCTCTGCCCAAGTGGTTTTAG